The following coding sequences lie in one Benincasa hispida cultivar B227 chromosome 6, ASM972705v1, whole genome shotgun sequence genomic window:
- the LOC120080133 gene encoding pentatricopeptide repeat-containing protein At1g71490 — protein sequence MSYSSSLCILKGLSIYKLQTFIPKPWRNVPVSNGSKFMIDSIFSSLKNFASNGQLSKTFEAFSLIRLRASYNDSFDLILQSISILLVSCTNCSSLPPGKQLHGHIITSGLEEDSFLVPKLVTFYSSFKLLPEAHTLVETSNLFHPCAWNLLIISYVRNELHEAAILAYKQMLSKGVRPDNFTFPSILKACGETRNLEFGLEVHKSINAWSTKWSLFVQNALVSMYGRCGEVDTARNLFDNMLEWDAVSWNSMISCYASKGMWKEAFELFDGMQSKCVGINVVTWNIIAGGCLRVGNFTRALKLLSQMRNLGIYLDNVAMVIGLGACSHIGAIRLGKEIHGFTIRHYYHKLSTIQNALVTMYARCKDIMHAYMLFRLNDDKSIITWNSMLSGLTHLDRVEDALHLFRELLLFGVEPNYVTFASILPLCARVADLQHGREFHCYITKRQDFRDYLLLWNALVDMYARSGKVLEAKRVFDSLSKKDEVTYTSLISGYGMQGEGAKALRLFEEMKRFEIKPDHITMVAVLSACSHSGLLEQGELLFAEMQSVHGLRPHLEHYACMADLFGRVGLLNKAKEIITRMPYRPTSAMWATLIGACCIHGNTDIGEWAAEKLLEMWPEHSGYYVLIANMYAAAGSWSKLAKIRTLMRDSGVAKVPGCSWVDVGSGFVSFLVGDTSNPQALESKLVLDSLNDVMKQADQASRELSIDLLLQNRIKLAITKL from the exons ATGTCATATTCCTCTTCTCTATGCATCCTCAAAGGTCTTTCTATATATAAGCTCCAAACGTTCATACCTAAACCATGGAGAAATGTACCTGTGAGCAATGGTAGTAAATTTATGATTGATTCTATTTTTTCTTCCCTTAAAAACTTTGCCTCTAATGGTCAATTGTCTAAAACATTTGAGGCCTTCTCCCTCATTCGATTGCGTGCTAGTTATAATGATTCATTTGACCTCATCTTGCAATCCATCTCCATTCTTCTTGTATCATGTACCAATTGTAGCTCACTCCCACCAGGTAAGCAACTTCATGGTCACATTATCACGTCAGGTCTTGAGGAAGACTCTTTTTTGGTCCCCAAGCTTGTCACGTTTTATTCAAGCTTTAAACTTCTGCCTGAGGCTCATACCCTTGTTGAGACTTCTAATTTATTTCACCCCTGCGCTTGGAATCTACTCATCATATCATATGTTAGAAATGAACTTCATGAGGCAGCTATTTTGGCTTATAAGCAGATGCTGAGTAAAGGGGTCAGACCAGATAATTTCACTTTTCCCTCCATTTTGAAGGCTTGTGGTGAAACACgaaatttggaatttggtttaGAGGTTCACAAGTCTATTAATGCTTGGTCAACTAAATGGAGTTTGTTTGTTCAGAATGCTCTGGTATCAATGTACGGAAGATGTGGAGAGGTGGACACTGCACGTAACTTGTTTGACAATATGCTCGAATGGGATGCTGTATCTTGGAATTCAATGATATCTTGTTATGCCTCCAAGGGTATGTGGAAGGAGGCATTTGAACTATTTGACGGCATGCAGAGTAAGTGTGTTGGGATTAATGTTGTAACTTGGAATATTATAGCTGGAGGTTGCTTGCGGGTTGGTAATTTTACTCGAGCACTCAAGTTACTGTCTCAAATGAGAAATCTTGGTATTTATTTGGACAATGTAGCAATGGTAATTGGTTTAGGTGCTTGTTCCCACATTGGTGCCATTAGACTGGGAAAGGAAATCCATGGCTTTACTATCAGACATTATTATCATAAGTTGTCCACCATTCAAAATGCTTTAGTTACCATGTATGCTCGATGTAAAGacataatgcatgcatatatgtTGTTTCGGTTAAATGACGACAAAAGTATAATCACATGGAATTCTATGCTTTCTGGTCTCACACACTTGGACCGGGTTGAGGATGCATTGCATCTGTTTAGAGAATTGTTACTGTTTGGTGTAGAACCGAACTATGTGACATTTGCTAGCATTCTTCCTCTTTGTGCTCGAGTTGCAGATTTACAACATGGGAGAGAATTTCATTGCTACATTACTAAACGTCAAGATTTTAGGGATTATTTGTTATTGTGGAATGCTTTGGTGGATATGTATGCAAGGTCGGGCAAGGTTTTAGAAGCAAAAAGGGTTTTTGATTCGTTAAGCAAGAAGGATGAAGTGACGTATACATCCCTGATTTCAGGTTACGGTATGCAAGGAGAGGGGGCCAAAGCCCTAAGACTATTCGAAGAGATGAAAAGGTTCGAGATCAAACCAGATCATATAACTATGGTTGCTGTCCTATCAGCTTGCAGCCATTCAGGTCTCCTGGAACAAGGTGAACTTTTATTTGCAGAGATGCAAAGTGTGCATGGGCTAAGGCCCCATTTGGAACACTATGCTTGCATGGCAGACCTGTTTGGGAGGGTTGGTTTGTTGAACAAAGCAAAGGAAATTATCACAAGAATGCCTTACAGACCAACGTCTGCTATGTGGGCCACTCTTATTGGAGCATGTTGCATCCATGGAAACACAGATATCGGGGAATGGGCAGCAGAGAAACTTCTGGAAATGTGGCCCGAACATTCTGGTTACTATGTCTTGATTGCTAACATGTATGCTGCTGCAGGTTCTTGGAGTAAGTTGGCAAAAATAAGGACTCTTATGAGAGATTCTGGTGTTGCAAAAGTTCCGGGTTGTTCTTGGGTTGACGTTGGCTCTGGATTTGTCTCATTCTTGGTTGGGGACACATCTAATCCTCAAGCCCTTGAATCTAAGCTCGTGTTAGACAGTTTGAACGATGTAATGAAACAAG CTGACCAG GCCAGCAGGGAGTTGAGCATCGACTTGCTTCTGCAGAACAGGATAAAACTTGCCATCACCAAATTGTAA